A window of the Acidobacteriota bacterium genome harbors these coding sequences:
- a CDS encoding HPr family phosphocarrier protein codes for MTERSVTLVNEKGLHARAAARFVDLANRFRCSVEIRLGTMAVDGKSILGILTLGAPRGTELLLVADGPDESEAVEALASLIAARFGEGR; via the coding sequence ATGACCGAACGCAGCGTGACCTTGGTCAACGAGAAAGGTCTTCACGCCAGGGCCGCCGCCAGGTTCGTGGATCTCGCCAACCGTTTCCGCTGCAGCGTGGAAATTCGTCTCGGCACGATGGCGGTCGACGGCAAGTCGATTCTGGGCATCTTGACCCTGGGGGCGCCGCGAGGCACCGAGTTGCTCCTCGTCGCGGACGGCCCCGACGAGAGCGAAGCCGTCGAGGCCCTGGCGTCGTTGATCGCGGCGCGTTTCGGCGAGGGCCGTTGA
- the fabD gene encoding ACP S-malonyltransferase — MVRYVALFPGQGSQSVGMGRELAEAYPESAAVFSLADEVLGERLSALCFEGPEEALRLTRNTQPALLTVSTAAWAAWSKRSSPPAAAAGHSLGEYSALVAAGVLPFADALRAVRLRGEAMQEAVPLGTGSMAALIGADDSAVEQLCRAQRREGEVLVPANFNAPGQVVIAGHHDAVARAVEAAPEAGVRRAVPLPVSAPFHCPLMLPAQQRLAAFLETLDFRDPAFPVLANVDAAPVVSGEQARAKLIEQVSSPVLWARTMQALGEDYEASLGVEIGAGRVLAGLARKIPGAPRVLAAGTPEAIDKALAAL; from the coding sequence ATGGTGCGCTACGTCGCTCTTTTTCCCGGACAGGGCAGTCAGAGTGTGGGCATGGGTCGCGAGTTGGCCGAGGCCTACCCCGAGTCCGCCGCTGTCTTCAGCCTGGCAGACGAAGTGTTGGGCGAACGGCTCTCCGCCCTCTGCTTCGAGGGGCCGGAGGAGGCACTGCGGTTGACCCGGAACACGCAGCCGGCGCTGCTGACGGTTTCCACGGCGGCCTGGGCCGCCTGGTCGAAGCGCAGTTCCCCGCCGGCTGCCGCCGCGGGCCACAGCCTGGGGGAATACTCCGCGCTGGTGGCCGCCGGCGTGTTGCCGTTTGCCGATGCCCTGCGGGCCGTCCGGCTGCGGGGCGAGGCGATGCAGGAGGCCGTACCGCTGGGGACGGGTTCGATGGCCGCCCTGATCGGCGCCGACGACAGCGCGGTCGAACAGCTGTGTCGGGCACAGCGCCGGGAGGGCGAGGTGCTCGTGCCGGCCAACTTCAATGCGCCTGGACAGGTGGTCATCGCCGGGCATCACGACGCCGTGGCCCGGGCGGTGGAGGCGGCCCCGGAGGCCGGAGTCCGGCGGGCGGTGCCGCTGCCCGTCAGCGCTCCCTTTCACTGCCCGCTGATGCTTCCCGCCCAGCAGCGCCTGGCGGCCTTTCTCGAGACCCTGGACTTTCGGGATCCCGCTTTTCCGGTGCTGGCCAACGTGGACGCGGCCCCGGTGGTCAGCGGCGAGCAGGCCCGGGCGAAATTGATCGAGCAGGTTTCATCGCCGGTGCTCTGGGCCCGGACCATGCAGGCGCTCGGGGAAGACTACGAGGCCTCCCTGGGCGTCGAGATAGGAGCCGGGCGCGTGCTGGCGGGCCTGGCGCGGAAGATTCCCGGTGCTCCGAGGGTGCTGGCCGCGGGGACGCCCGAGGCGATCGACAAGGCCCTGGCGGCCCTTTGA
- the fabG gene encoding 3-oxoacyl-[acyl-carrier-protein] reductase, whose amino-acid sequence MKWPGIASRRALVTGGSRGIGRAIARTLVASGAEVIVTARTPESAERAAAELGPSARGVELDLSVPARAEQRLAELAAEIKQAGGLDLLVLNAGMTRDGLVMRMSLDQWQEVIDANLTGAYLVTKAFVPGMIRSRFGRIVLLSSVVARMGNAGQSNYAASKAGMIGFVRSLAREVASRGITVNAVAPGFVDTDMTRAIPEAARNKLLELVPLARLGEPEDIASAVAFLLSDAASYITGEVLDVNGGMDM is encoded by the coding sequence ATGAAGTGGCCGGGAATCGCTTCGCGCCGGGCGCTGGTGACGGGCGGGTCCAGGGGTATCGGGCGGGCGATCGCCCGGACCCTGGTGGCCTCCGGGGCCGAAGTGATCGTCACGGCCCGGACCCCGGAGAGTGCCGAGCGGGCCGCCGCGGAACTGGGACCTTCGGCCAGGGGGGTGGAACTCGATCTTTCCGTGCCGGCCCGGGCGGAGCAGCGCCTGGCGGAGCTGGCGGCGGAGATCAAGCAGGCCGGTGGTCTCGACTTGCTCGTACTCAACGCCGGCATGACCCGGGACGGCCTGGTCATGCGGATGTCCCTCGACCAGTGGCAGGAGGTGATCGACGCCAACCTGACCGGCGCCTACCTCGTGACAAAGGCTTTCGTGCCCGGTATGATCCGCTCCCGTTTCGGGAGGATCGTCCTGCTCTCCAGCGTGGTGGCCAGGATGGGCAACGCCGGGCAGAGCAACTATGCCGCGTCGAAGGCTGGTATGATCGGCTTTGTCCGTTCCCTGGCACGGGAAGTGGCCTCGAGGGGTATAACGGTCAATGCCGTGGCTCCTGGTTTCGTCGATACGGACATGACCCGGGCGATACCGGAGGCGGCGCGGAACAAGCTGTTGGAGCTGGTGCCGCTGGCACGGCTCGGAGAACCGGAGGATATCGCTTCGGCGGTGGCTTTCCTGCTTTCGGATGCAGCGAGCTACATCACCGGCGAGGTGTTGGACGTAAACGGCGGTATGGACATGTAA
- the rapZ gene encoding RNase adapter RapZ: MIKLVVLSGLSGSGKTLALRCLEDMGYFSVDNLPVPLIPPFVDLLDRGEELEPQGAFVVDARERGHLDALPAIVADLRDRKDLRLTVLFLEASEDVLVRRFSESRRPHPVALQDGLGVAGAIAREKDLLAGLRELADRVIATDDLSPHDLRRQIKSVLSDHSETTDLLVRLVSFGFKHGLPRDVDLVFDVRFIENPYFQPGLRELSGRDEDVTDFLESQPDYIGFCGKLEELLAFVMPRYVFEGKSYLTIAFGCTGGRHRSVALAERTARYLGQSGFRTQVQHRDIERGARRESS; encoded by the coding sequence GTGATCAAGCTGGTGGTGCTGTCGGGCCTTTCCGGGTCGGGCAAGACTCTCGCCCTGCGTTGCCTCGAAGACATGGGCTACTTTTCGGTGGACAACCTGCCGGTACCGCTGATTCCTCCCTTCGTCGATCTTCTCGACCGTGGAGAGGAACTCGAGCCCCAGGGCGCCTTCGTGGTCGATGCCCGGGAACGCGGGCACCTCGATGCGTTGCCGGCCATCGTCGCCGATCTGCGCGACCGGAAAGACCTCCGGCTGACCGTGCTCTTCCTCGAGGCTTCGGAAGACGTTCTCGTGCGGCGCTTTTCCGAGAGTCGTCGACCCCACCCCGTGGCGCTGCAAGACGGCCTGGGCGTGGCCGGGGCGATCGCTCGTGAAAAGGATCTGCTCGCCGGGCTCCGGGAGCTTGCCGACAGGGTGATCGCCACCGACGACCTCTCGCCCCATGACCTGCGCCGGCAGATCAAATCGGTTCTCAGCGATCACTCCGAAACGACCGACTTGCTGGTGCGGCTGGTCTCCTTCGGCTTCAAGCACGGTTTGCCGCGGGACGTGGACCTGGTCTTCGACGTGCGTTTCATCGAGAACCCCTACTTCCAGCCCGGCCTGCGCGAGCTGAGCGGCCGCGACGAGGATGTCACCGACTTCCTCGAGTCGCAGCCGGATTACATCGGCTTTTGCGGGAAGCTCGAGGAACTGCTCGCCTTCGTCATGCCGCGCTACGTTTTCGAAGGCAAAAGCTACCTGACCATCGCCTTCGGCTGTACCGGCGGGCGGCACCGCTCGGTGGCGCTCGCCGAGCGTACCGCGCGTTACCTGGGCCAGTCGGGTTTTCGCACCCAGGTCCAGCATCGAGACATCGAGCGGGGAGCTCGGCGGGAGAGTTCATGA
- the acpP gene encoding acyl carrier protein — MVTTDEIRAKVVDTISKSFKLDPASVTDDKSFTDDLGADSLEVVELVMALEEEFGIEISDEDAEKIRTVGDAIKFISENAAES; from the coding sequence ATGGTCACCACTGATGAAATCCGTGCAAAAGTCGTCGATACCATCTCCAAGAGCTTCAAGCTCGATCCAGCTTCCGTGACGGATGACAAGTCCTTCACCGATGACCTGGGTGCGGACTCCCTCGAGGTCGTCGAACTCGTGATGGCCCTCGAGGAGGAATTCGGCATCGAGATCTCCGATGAAGACGCCGAGAAGATCCGCACCGTCGGCGATGCGATCAAGTTCATCTCGGAAAACGCCGCGGAAAGCTGA
- the hprK gene encoding HPr(Ser) kinase/phosphatase, with product MSPAAHKPDPPTIRELVDALSPRFAFDVLAGRGGLSRALASARLQKPGLALTGSLEYLHEGRLQVLGRSELRFLARRSHGAAAAVARLCDGSFPALLVTRGLAPPASLVQAAEAGGVPVLRTACVTGEVMEALFHFMAVRMAPRRTIHGVLMDIFGLGVLILGESGIGKSECALELVTRGHRLVADDAVELRLIEDELIGASPELSRYYLEVRGLGLINAREMFGITAVAEIKAVEQAIRLVRFDAARSYDRLGEEQTGWEVLGHRVPLREVPVAPGRNLAVLLEIAARQQLLRNRGVDAAAEIQAELARRLSQRPRDEEEGS from the coding sequence TTGAGCCCTGCTGCGCACAAACCGGATCCTCCCACGATTCGGGAACTGGTCGATGCCCTCTCCCCGCGCTTTGCCTTCGACGTCCTCGCCGGGCGTGGCGGGCTTTCGCGGGCCCTGGCCAGCGCCCGGTTGCAGAAGCCGGGACTGGCCCTGACCGGCAGCCTCGAGTATCTGCACGAGGGTCGGTTGCAGGTGCTCGGGCGCAGCGAGTTGCGCTTTCTGGCCCGGCGCAGCCACGGGGCCGCCGCGGCCGTGGCCCGGCTCTGTGACGGCAGCTTTCCGGCACTGCTCGTCACCCGCGGCCTGGCGCCCCCGGCCAGCCTCGTGCAGGCGGCGGAGGCGGGGGGCGTGCCCGTCCTGCGGACGGCCTGCGTCACCGGCGAGGTGATGGAGGCGCTGTTTCACTTCATGGCGGTGCGGATGGCGCCCCGGAGGACGATTCACGGCGTTCTGATGGATATCTTCGGCCTTGGTGTGCTGATCCTGGGCGAGTCCGGCATCGGCAAGAGCGAGTGCGCCCTGGAACTGGTGACCCGCGGTCATCGCCTGGTGGCCGATGACGCCGTCGAACTGCGGTTGATCGAGGACGAGCTGATCGGCGCTTCGCCGGAGCTTTCCCGCTATTATCTGGAAGTGCGGGGGCTGGGCCTGATCAACGCCCGCGAGATGTTCGGCATTACGGCGGTGGCGGAAATCAAAGCCGTCGAGCAGGCGATCCGCCTGGTACGCTTCGACGCGGCGCGTTCCTATGATCGCCTGGGAGAAGAGCAGACCGGGTGGGAGGTGCTCGGTCACCGGGTACCCCTGAGGGAAGTCCCCGTGGCGCCGGGACGCAACCTCGCCGTGCTGCTGGAGATCGCGGCCAGGCAGCAGTTGCTTCGCAATCGGGGCGTCGATGCGGCGGCCGAGATCCAGGCTGAGCTGGCCCGCCGCCTCTCCCAACGTCCGCGGGACGAGGAGGAAGGCTCGTGA
- a CDS encoding PTS fructose transporter subunit IIA encodes MIGLLIATHGRLAFELLDAAEHIVRKPGVMKALVLDWDQDSATCLEEMREAVAEVDQGDGVIIATDMLGGTPSNVAMTLLEPGRVEVVTGVNLPMVVKFSNLREEQTVEQAAQVLAVKGRWHITVAGEVLAGREGQP; translated from the coding sequence ATGATCGGTTTGTTGATCGCGACCCATGGTCGCCTGGCATTCGAGTTGCTCGATGCCGCCGAACACATCGTTCGCAAGCCGGGGGTGATGAAGGCACTGGTATTGGACTGGGACCAGGACTCCGCGACCTGCCTCGAGGAGATGCGCGAGGCGGTCGCCGAGGTGGACCAGGGCGATGGAGTGATCATCGCGACGGACATGCTGGGTGGGACGCCATCCAACGTGGCGATGACTCTGCTCGAACCCGGTCGTGTCGAGGTGGTCACCGGCGTCAACCTGCCGATGGTGGTCAAGTTCAGCAATCTGCGGGAAGAGCAGACGGTCGAGCAGGCAGCCCAGGTGCTGGCTGTCAAGGGGCGCTGGCACATCACCGTGGCGGGAGAGGTGCTTGCCGGGCGAGAGGGCCAGCCATGA
- the fabF gene encoding beta-ketoacyl-ACP synthase II: MSVSSRRVFVTGLSLVSPLGLDAESSWRALLEGRSGIAPITHFDASAFASRIAGEVKGFDVEQWMEAREAKRMARFAHFALACAQMALDDAGIDLEKVDRRRFGVIIGSGIGGIPLVEQQHGVLLERGPRRLSPFLIPGMIINMASGVVSMRFGLKGPNSATVTACATGNHALGDALRMIQHGDADWILAGGTEAAVSPLSVGGFCAMKALSTRNDEPERASRPFDGDRDGFVMAEGCGLLLLESEESARRRDAKVYAEVAGFGATGDAFHMSAPPEDGDGMVRVMRAALADAGMSPADIDYVNAHGTSTPTGDVIEARAVRRVFGGHADRLVISSTKSATGHLLGAAGGLESVVSCLAIDRGICPPTINLDNLDPRISSEEGEDPIALKPERFAPGRPVEREVGAALSNSFGFGGTNATLVFRKIA; this comes from the coding sequence GTGAGCGTTTCGTCCCGGCGAGTCTTCGTGACCGGACTGTCGCTGGTCAGTCCACTCGGTCTCGACGCGGAGTCTTCCTGGAGGGCCCTGCTCGAGGGGCGTTCGGGGATTGCGCCGATCACCCATTTCGATGCCTCCGCCTTTGCGTCGCGTATTGCGGGAGAGGTCAAGGGCTTCGACGTGGAGCAGTGGATGGAGGCTCGCGAAGCCAAGCGCATGGCGCGCTTCGCTCACTTCGCCCTGGCCTGCGCTCAGATGGCTCTGGACGACGCCGGCATCGACCTCGAGAAGGTCGACCGCCGGCGTTTCGGAGTCATCATCGGCTCGGGGATCGGAGGCATTCCTCTCGTCGAGCAGCAACACGGCGTGTTGCTCGAAAGAGGGCCTCGTCGTCTGTCACCGTTTCTGATTCCAGGCATGATCATCAACATGGCCAGCGGTGTGGTCTCCATGCGCTTTGGTCTCAAGGGGCCGAATTCGGCCACGGTGACGGCTTGCGCGACGGGGAATCACGCCCTGGGCGACGCGTTGCGGATGATCCAGCACGGTGACGCCGATTGGATCCTGGCCGGCGGCACCGAGGCGGCGGTCTCGCCGCTTTCGGTCGGGGGGTTTTGCGCCATGAAGGCCCTGAGCACGCGCAACGACGAACCCGAGCGTGCGTCACGGCCCTTCGACGGCGATCGTGACGGCTTCGTCATGGCGGAAGGTTGCGGCCTGCTGCTGCTGGAGTCCGAAGAGTCCGCGCGGCGCCGGGACGCAAAGGTCTATGCGGAAGTTGCAGGCTTCGGTGCGACCGGTGACGCCTTCCACATGTCGGCGCCCCCGGAGGATGGGGACGGCATGGTGCGCGTGATGCGGGCGGCGCTGGCCGACGCCGGGATGTCTCCGGCGGACATCGACTACGTCAACGCCCACGGAACATCCACACCGACGGGCGACGTGATCGAGGCTCGGGCGGTGCGCCGGGTTTTTGGTGGGCACGCGGACCGGCTGGTGATCTCTTCGACCAAGTCGGCTACCGGGCACCTGCTGGGTGCGGCCGGCGGTCTCGAGTCGGTGGTCTCCTGCCTGGCGATCGATCGCGGAATCTGCCCTCCGACGATCAACCTGGACAACCTCGACCCGCGGATCTCCTCCGAGGAAGGCGAAGACCCGATCGCCCTGAAGCCGGAGCGTTTCGCCCCGGGGCGTCCGGTCGAGCGCGAGGTCGGCGCCGCCTTGTCCAATTCTTTCGGCTTCGGCGGCACCAACGCCACGCTGGTTTTCCGCAAGATCGCTTGA